A single Natranaerobius thermophilus JW/NM-WN-LF DNA region contains:
- a CDS encoding YfcC family protein translates to MKKIPHVYVLIFCIIIFSAIATYIVPAGNFEREVVDGTEMVVPGSYETVESTPVGLFGILKAIPNGMIEMGLIIFFIFIVGGAFSILKGTGAIDAAIGTVAKKVQGKEGLLIPVLMTVFALLAASMGLLEEFLPFIVPIVMLCLALGFDSITGVAIVMVGAGSGFAAAFANPFTLGVAQGIADVPMFSGMAFRIPLFILVLTVSILYVYRYASKIKENPELSPVYEIDQKRGEDERISLDDLESLTLNHKLVLATMLLGFMILLYGVIQQGWYIVEIAALFLGMGIVGGLIGKIKPDDIAEYFIDGAKAMVMGALVVGLARGILEVLTAGQIIDTILFALSNAVEGLPGVFAAMGMFVFQTFLNILVPSGGGQAALTMPIMAPLSDLIDVSRQTAVLAYQLGDGFTNMITPTLGPLLAALALAGVSWEKYAKWILPLIGILSVIGLGAVTLAHMIQLGPI, encoded by the coding sequence TTGAAAAAAATACCGCACGTATACGTGCTGATATTCTGTATTATTATATTTTCTGCCATTGCTACTTATATAGTACCGGCAGGAAATTTTGAGAGAGAAGTTGTAGACGGTACAGAAATGGTTGTTCCTGGTTCTTATGAAACAGTTGAATCCACCCCTGTAGGTTTATTTGGAATTTTGAAGGCGATTCCTAATGGTATGATAGAAATGGGGTTAATCATATTTTTTATCTTCATTGTTGGTGGTGCCTTTAGTATTCTCAAAGGAACGGGTGCTATTGATGCAGCCATCGGTACTGTTGCAAAAAAAGTCCAGGGTAAAGAGGGTCTTTTAATACCTGTTTTAATGACTGTATTTGCTTTGCTAGCTGCTAGTATGGGATTATTAGAAGAGTTTTTACCTTTCATTGTACCAATAGTTATGCTCTGTTTGGCCTTGGGATTTGATTCCATAACAGGTGTTGCTATTGTTATGGTGGGAGCTGGAAGCGGTTTCGCAGCTGCCTTTGCCAACCCTTTTACTCTTGGGGTGGCCCAGGGAATTGCAGATGTACCCATGTTTTCAGGGATGGCATTTAGAATCCCATTATTTATTTTAGTACTTACAGTATCTATATTATATGTGTATAGATATGCAAGTAAAATCAAAGAAAACCCTGAGTTAAGCCCTGTTTATGAAATCGATCAGAAAAGGGGCGAAGATGAACGAATTAGCCTTGATGATTTAGAAAGTCTAACACTAAATCATAAACTTGTGTTAGCAACAATGTTATTAGGGTTTATGATTCTGCTATACGGAGTAATACAGCAAGGTTGGTATATTGTTGAAATAGCCGCTTTATTTTTAGGAATGGGTATTGTTGGCGGTCTGATCGGCAAGATCAAACCTGATGATATTGCAGAATATTTTATAGATGGTGCTAAAGCTATGGTAATGGGTGCTTTGGTAGTTGGTCTTGCTCGAGGTATTTTGGAAGTACTAACAGCTGGACAAATTATCGATACCATTTTATTTGCTCTTTCAAATGCTGTTGAAGGCCTCCCGGGAGTCTTTGCTGCCATGGGAATGTTTGTATTCCAAACATTTCTAAATATTTTAGTACCTTCAGGTGGTGGACAGGCTGCGCTAACCATGCCTATTATGGCTCCATTATCTGATCTGATAGATGTATCAAGACAAACTGCTGTTTTAGCTTATCAATTGGGTGATGGTTTTACCAATATGATTACACCTACTCTGGGACCACTTCTCGCCGCCTTGGCACTGGCCGGAGTTAGTTGGGAAAAATACGCCAAATGGATTTTACCCCTGATTGGCATTCTAAGTGTTATTGGATTGGGAGCAGTGACACTAGCTCATATGATCCAATTAGGACCTATTTAA
- a CDS encoding amidohydrolase, protein MSDKLKDKLYQRIDDNFSELQEMSKWLYDNPELPMQEYKSVERLIEYLEKYGFEVETKIANLDTSFIARYKIGEGGPKIGFLAEYDALPEVGHGCGHNLIAASCVGSAVNLAKTLEPDTPAEIIVFGTPDEEYDGGKIFMAEEGAFQGIDAALQIHPSPVRNDVGGSSTPHQTMVIDFHGKSAHTAFNPTEGINALNAVHITFAGLHAMHQYLKRGTRIPATITNGGGAPNTVPDFAQMRVHVTTIESDYLEEVVQKIENCAQAGALATGARAEINKGPAYKKLFSNGVLTKQMEKNLKEMGYDLAEPPEAPYATDVGNVSWECPTTMGHLSLQIPDVAMHTKKMASTTVSEQGEKTLRDSVKAMASTALDMITDNELLEQAKQEFNETMNK, encoded by the coding sequence ATGTCTGACAAATTAAAGGACAAGCTTTATCAAAGAATCGATGACAATTTTTCTGAATTACAGGAAATGAGTAAATGGTTATATGACAATCCGGAATTACCAATGCAAGAGTATAAGTCAGTTGAAAGATTAATTGAATACTTAGAAAAATATGGATTCGAAGTTGAAACTAAAATTGCTAATTTAGATACATCCTTTATCGCTAGGTATAAAATAGGTGAAGGTGGACCTAAAATAGGATTTTTAGCTGAATACGATGCTTTGCCGGAGGTGGGCCATGGTTGTGGTCACAATCTTATTGCGGCCTCTTGTGTAGGATCAGCCGTAAACTTAGCAAAAACATTGGAACCTGATACTCCTGCGGAAATAATTGTGTTTGGAACTCCTGATGAAGAATATGATGGTGGAAAAATATTCATGGCTGAAGAAGGGGCTTTTCAAGGAATAGATGCTGCACTACAGATTCACCCTTCACCTGTTAGAAATGATGTAGGTGGTTCTTCAACTCCTCATCAAACTATGGTTATCGATTTTCACGGAAAATCTGCACATACTGCCTTCAACCCTACAGAAGGGATCAATGCCCTTAATGCTGTTCATATAACCTTTGCTGGTTTACATGCCATGCATCAATACTTAAAGCGAGGCACACGCATACCTGCGACCATCACAAACGGTGGGGGAGCTCCTAATACTGTCCCAGATTTTGCTCAGATGAGAGTTCATGTAACTACTATAGAATCCGACTATCTAGAAGAAGTAGTCCAAAAAATTGAAAACTGTGCTCAAGCAGGTGCTTTAGCAACTGGTGCGAGAGCTGAAATAAATAAAGGCCCAGCTTATAAAAAGCTGTTCTCTAATGGAGTTTTGACCAAACAAATGGAAAAGAACCTAAAAGAAATGGGCTATGATCTGGCTGAACCACCGGAAGCACCCTATGCAACAGACGTGGGGAACGTAAGTTGGGAATGCCCTACTACCATGGGTCATCTTTCTTTACAAATCCCTGATGTTGCTATGCATACTAAAAAAATGGCTTCAACTACTGTCAGTGAACAAGGAGAAAAAACTTTAAGGGATTCCGTGAAAGCTATGGCTAGTACAGCCCTCGATATGATAACTGATAATGAGTTACTTGAACAGGCCAAGCAAGAGTTTAATGAAACCATGAATAAATAA
- a CDS encoding IclR family transcriptional regulator translates to MTQQEKLSSNRKAIKVLKALAQEPYEFSAKEISEQLNINRTSVHRILNDYMQEKLVTQNRYTKKYKLGPETFKIGAAYLNVKNINNDIVGIVNEIATKTKESVGLYVKDEDVIISLYESESFQLQKMGYKAGSTYPINAGSVGKCITAFLDEERIEELLENTKLEQYTSHTITDKEELRKEFKQIRAQGYAISDEDKVLGRYGIAAPVWNSQGHVVASVAVACQKTGLTTNKIETIKNNILKGAEEISDLMP, encoded by the coding sequence ATGACTCAACAAGAAAAGTTATCAAGTAACCGTAAAGCTATCAAGGTTTTAAAGGCTTTAGCTCAAGAACCTTATGAGTTTTCTGCTAAGGAAATAAGTGAACAGTTAAATATAAATAGAACTTCAGTACATCGAATTTTAAATGATTATATGCAAGAGAAACTAGTCACCCAGAATAGGTATACTAAAAAGTACAAGTTAGGGCCAGAAACTTTTAAAATTGGTGCCGCGTATTTAAATGTTAAAAATATTAATAATGATATTGTTGGAATAGTTAATGAGATTGCTACTAAGACAAAAGAATCAGTGGGTTTATATGTCAAAGATGAAGATGTGATCATTTCACTTTATGAATCAGAAAGCTTTCAGTTACAGAAAATGGGATACAAGGCAGGCAGCACTTACCCTATCAATGCAGGTTCTGTAGGTAAATGCATTACAGCCTTTTTAGATGAAGAAAGAATCGAGGAATTATTAGAAAATACTAAGTTAGAGCAATATACCTCTCATACTATAACTGATAAAGAGGAATTAAGGAAAGAATTCAAACAGATACGAGCGCAAGGTTATGCAATCAGTGATGAAGATAAAGTACTTGGAAGATACGGAATTGCTGCACCAGTTTGGAACAGTCAAGGACATGTTGTTGCTAGCGTGGCAGTTGCATGTCAAAAAACTGGCCTGACCACTAACAAGATAGAAACAATCAAAAATAATATCTTGAAAGGAGCTGAAGAAATTTCTGATTTAATGCCATAA
- the nhaC gene encoding Na+/H+ antiporter NhaC yields MSDQQNNYNEHQETIRPTTAQAFTPMIALVVLIAFSAIVLGVDIHIPLFLSTVIAAVVAVAWMGHNWETVEEGILKGINFALGAVIILAIVGILIGSWIEGGIVPTIVYYGLQLLSPQIFLVATLVITAVVSVFTGSSWSSIATIGLALAGIGQGLGMPPAMTVGAIVSGAYFGDKLSPLSDTTVVASGTAGVNIYDHIKHMLYVSGPAFVISAVIFGILGFQFAGEELDYGEIGELTGTIAEHFNVGPLMFLPIIAVLIMILFRVPPIPALTGGCILGFIWAVVFQGAGLADIFGSMNYGYVMDSGIETIDELFTAGGLQSMMWTISLILVALAFGGIVEHTKMMEVMLEKVLAVATTQKKLAFAAHLTTLFLILTVNSHYLTHVLTCRSYKHAFEESGLHAKNISRISEAWGTLPSSLIPWNPCGAFVYGTLGVYPFAYLPFAFFILIAMVISLIYGFTGFSMEQLHEKEAS; encoded by the coding sequence TTGTCTGATCAGCAAAATAATTATAATGAGCATCAGGAAACAATTAGGCCTACTACTGCTCAGGCCTTCACTCCAATGATAGCTTTGGTAGTGTTAATAGCTTTTAGTGCCATTGTTTTAGGAGTAGATATTCACATTCCATTGTTTCTGTCTACTGTCATTGCAGCTGTAGTAGCCGTTGCTTGGATGGGACATAATTGGGAAACAGTAGAAGAAGGTATACTAAAAGGTATTAACTTTGCTTTAGGTGCGGTAATAATCTTAGCAATTGTAGGGATTTTAATTGGAAGCTGGATTGAAGGTGGAATAGTACCCACTATTGTTTATTACGGACTTCAGTTATTATCTCCACAAATTTTCTTAGTGGCGACCCTAGTTATAACAGCAGTAGTTTCTGTTTTCACCGGTAGTTCCTGGTCATCAATTGCTACAATTGGACTAGCTTTAGCTGGGATTGGCCAGGGACTTGGAATGCCCCCTGCCATGACTGTAGGTGCTATTGTTTCCGGTGCTTACTTTGGGGACAAGTTATCTCCTTTATCTGATACAACCGTTGTTGCATCTGGTACTGCTGGAGTTAATATTTATGACCATATTAAACACATGTTGTACGTGTCGGGTCCAGCTTTTGTAATATCAGCAGTTATTTTTGGCATCCTAGGATTTCAGTTTGCAGGAGAAGAACTGGACTATGGTGAGATAGGAGAGCTCACGGGTACAATTGCCGAGCATTTCAATGTAGGTCCACTGATGTTTTTACCGATAATTGCAGTACTTATCATGATCTTGTTTAGAGTACCACCTATCCCTGCTTTGACTGGTGGTTGCATCCTTGGTTTCATTTGGGCTGTAGTCTTTCAAGGAGCTGGTTTGGCAGACATATTTGGCTCTATGAATTATGGTTATGTCATGGATAGTGGAATAGAAACCATAGATGAATTATTTACAGCCGGTGGGTTGCAAAGCATGATGTGGACTATTTCATTGATTCTAGTGGCATTAGCCTTCGGTGGAATTGTAGAACATACCAAAATGATGGAAGTAATGCTGGAAAAAGTTTTAGCTGTAGCGACAACTCAAAAGAAACTTGCTTTTGCAGCACATTTAACCACTCTATTTTTAATTCTGACAGTTAACTCTCATTACCTAACTCATGTATTGACTTGTAGATCTTATAAACATGCTTTCGAAGAATCCGGCTTACATGCTAAGAACATTTCTCGAATTTCTGAAGCATGGGGGACACTGCCTTCTTCCTTAATCCCTTGGAACCCTTGCGGAGCTTTTGTTTATGGTACTTTAGGCGTTTATCCCTTTGCTTATCTTCCTTTTGCTTTTTTCATTTTAATTGCTATGGTGATATCCTTGATCTATGGATTTACAGGATTTTCTATGGAGCAGTTACATGAAAAAGAAGCATCCTAA
- a CDS encoding ParM/StbA family protein — protein MSNNILNCEIDLGYWFSNLRTRKILGEKNIRLRSKVEFTTDALISGAGTYHFRHDDLKGVVGEGASQHSLELDKTRDKAYKVLAYSLIALAIEKNKDQMERDKEFPIINLVTNYPLNIYNGQTKEQFEEFLKTSDFIHVFVNREHKLFWLKNCTVFPQTVPVSYANPSAFKNQIKGIVDIGGMTTQGVILDSFNIIPSSRFTENLGCLNLYNKVRKALNSYFTVNIQDYEMPTIIKNGLRVNTKKSLEIIDEIIRDHIKEIQNAMTVNNWNEENIPIMFTGGGSLLLREYLEEMFPHVEFSQDPLWDNAKGLRKVGEIFYGRQN, from the coding sequence ATGTCAAATAACATACTCAATTGTGAAATTGATTTAGGATACTGGTTTTCAAATTTGAGAACCAGAAAGATTTTGGGAGAAAAAAATATCAGATTGCGGTCTAAAGTGGAGTTTACAACTGATGCTTTGATTTCGGGAGCAGGAACATATCACTTCAGACACGACGACCTCAAAGGTGTTGTCGGTGAAGGGGCGAGTCAGCATAGTTTAGAACTGGATAAAACTCGGGATAAAGCTTATAAAGTCTTAGCTTATAGCTTAATAGCCTTGGCAATAGAAAAAAATAAAGACCAAATGGAAAGGGATAAAGAATTTCCTATAATCAATCTGGTCACCAATTATCCTTTGAATATTTATAACGGTCAGACAAAGGAACAATTTGAAGAATTCTTAAAAACCAGTGATTTTATTCATGTATTTGTAAATCGAGAGCACAAATTATTCTGGCTCAAAAATTGTACAGTATTTCCCCAAACAGTTCCTGTTTCCTATGCCAATCCGTCAGCTTTTAAAAATCAGATTAAGGGTATAGTTGATATTGGTGGAATGACTACTCAAGGCGTGATCTTGGATTCCTTTAATATAATTCCCAGTAGTCGTTTTACCGAAAATTTAGGCTGTTTAAATTTGTACAACAAAGTTCGAAAAGCCCTTAACTCATACTTTACTGTCAATATCCAGGACTACGAAATGCCGACAATTATTAAAAACGGTCTCCGGGTTAATACTAAAAAATCTCTTGAAATTATCGACGAAATTATTCGGGACCATATTAAAGAAATTCAAAACGCCATGACGGTTAATAATTGGAATGAGGAGAATATTCCTATTATGTTTACAGGGGGAGGAAGTTTGCTGTTAAGGGAGTATTTGGAGGAAATGTTTCCCCATGTTGAATTTTCTCAAGACCCACTTTGGGATAATGCTAAGGGCCTAAGAAAAGTGGGGGAGATATTTTATGGTAGACAAAATTAA
- the glpK gene encoding glycerol kinase GlpK — translation MQNYVISLDQGTTSSRAILYDQQGNIVKSAQKEITQHYPQSSWVEHDASEIWGTQSGVLREVLETAGIRPNQIAAIGIANQRETTVIWDKESGKPIHNAIVWQDRRTAPICEELEKQGLKEYIRQNTGLVIDAYFSATKVKWLLDNVNGAREKAKNGQLLFGTVDSWLIWNLTRGHVHVTDYTNASRTMMFNIHELDWDDKILDVLDIPREMLPEIKESSEIYGYTDEHTLGGAQIPISGIAGDQQSALFGQGCFERGMMKNTYGTGCFLLMNTGKDPVISKNGLLTTIAWAIDGEIYYALEGSIFIAGAAVQWLRDNLKLIDTAHDSEYFAGKSDESNGVYVVPAFQGLGAPYWDMYARGAIMGLTRKVGKAEIVRATLESLAYQTRDVVDAMKKDSQLQLQTLRVDGGACQNNLLMQFQSDIIGTTVERPSDIETTARGAAFLAGLAVGFWDKFDLQKVQQIDNKFTPEMDSQERENRYAGWQKAVERTMGWARDS, via the coding sequence ATGCAAAATTATGTTATATCACTAGATCAAGGAACTACCAGTTCTAGAGCCATTCTCTACGACCAGCAGGGTAATATAGTTAAATCGGCTCAAAAAGAAATTACCCAGCACTATCCACAATCGAGCTGGGTAGAGCATGACGCTAGCGAAATATGGGGGACACAAAGTGGAGTACTGAGAGAGGTCCTAGAGACAGCCGGGATAAGACCGAATCAAATTGCAGCAATTGGTATTGCCAATCAACGTGAAACTACAGTCATTTGGGATAAAGAATCTGGGAAACCAATTCATAATGCCATTGTTTGGCAGGATAGAAGGACGGCACCTATTTGTGAAGAACTTGAGAAACAGGGGTTGAAAGAATACATAAGACAGAACACTGGTTTGGTTATTGATGCTTATTTTTCAGCGACAAAAGTTAAGTGGCTTCTGGATAATGTTAATGGGGCGCGAGAGAAAGCCAAGAATGGGCAATTGCTGTTTGGTACTGTGGATAGCTGGTTGATTTGGAATTTAACCCGGGGTCATGTTCATGTCACTGATTATACTAATGCTTCCAGAACCATGATGTTTAATATTCATGAACTGGATTGGGATGACAAAATTCTTGATGTTTTAGACATACCTAGAGAAATGCTGCCAGAAATTAAGGAATCAAGTGAAATTTATGGTTATACCGATGAACATACCCTGGGTGGTGCTCAAATTCCGATATCCGGGATAGCTGGTGATCAGCAATCTGCTTTATTTGGACAAGGCTGTTTTGAAAGAGGTATGATGAAAAATACTTACGGTACTGGATGTTTTTTGCTTATGAACACAGGCAAAGACCCTGTTATTTCGAAAAATGGACTTTTGACTACTATAGCATGGGCCATAGATGGTGAAATCTATTATGCTCTGGAAGGCAGTATTTTTATTGCCGGTGCGGCCGTTCAGTGGTTGAGAGACAATTTAAAATTGATAGATACTGCTCATGATTCGGAATACTTTGCAGGGAAAAGTGACGAGAGTAATGGTGTTTATGTGGTACCGGCTTTTCAGGGTCTTGGTGCTCCTTACTGGGATATGTATGCTAGAGGCGCTATTATGGGATTAACTCGCAAAGTTGGTAAAGCCGAAATTGTTCGGGCTACCCTGGAATCTCTAGCATATCAAACCCGGGATGTGGTAGATGCTATGAAAAAAGATTCCCAACTCCAATTACAGACTTTACGGGTTGATGGAGGAGCATGCCAAAATAACCTTTTGATGCAATTTCAATCCGATATAATTGGGACTACTGTGGAACGCCCTTCAGATATAGAAACCACTGCTCGTGGTGCTGCTTTTTTGGCAGGTTTAGCTGTAGGTTTCTGGGATAAGTTTGATCTCCAAAAAGTTCAGCAAATAGATAACAAATTTACACCTGAAATGGACTCCCAAGAAAGAGAAAATAGGTATGCGGGCTGGCAAAAAGCTGTTGAGAGGACCATGGGCTGGGCTCGTGATAGTTAA
- a CDS encoding MFS transporter: MTQKYKIFLVMVVSMILGYLPWYNFSAVMSYIVQDFGLTSDQTGIILSAFQGGYVVVVILTGWLADKIGEKKVVAWATLSTAIFSTLFAFLSKGFWSILILRLLTGLSAGAIYVPGMAFLSKWFPPGERGKVIGAYTGALTLAYGGGYFIAAPLAAAYSWEIGILATSLPAFLASYLVFRLVEEPQEPYLDDNRAKDQGIELTDGQVKTDRDRPKPAPDGGYTGPVVISCGYMGHMWELYAFWGWIGPFMSACALQAGYEGGEALTIGGRLAALIIVSGAPAVYLMGIAADKWGRSITIFICSILSLLGQFLFGFLYGHSLTLVTIVGFWIGFWVIADSGIYKAGLTEMVTYKIRGTALGIQSAAGYLMTVISPYIFGLIVNYRNTGVDDPMYAENWALPFIVLGSGALLAPLSAVVLRRIKQAKLMAEGKY, from the coding sequence ATGACTCAAAAATACAAGATTTTTCTTGTCATGGTTGTTTCAATGATATTGGGGTATTTACCCTGGTATAACTTTTCTGCTGTCATGAGTTATATAGTTCAGGATTTTGGGTTAACCTCTGATCAGACGGGTATTATTTTATCTGCATTTCAAGGCGGTTACGTAGTTGTTGTAATATTAACGGGTTGGTTGGCCGATAAAATTGGAGAAAAGAAGGTGGTAGCTTGGGCAACCCTTAGTACTGCAATATTCTCAACTTTATTTGCATTCTTAAGCAAAGGGTTCTGGTCTATATTAATCTTAAGGTTGTTGACAGGTTTGTCAGCAGGGGCTATTTATGTACCCGGAATGGCATTTTTATCCAAATGGTTTCCACCCGGAGAACGTGGAAAGGTTATCGGGGCTTATACCGGTGCTCTCACTTTGGCATACGGGGGTGGATATTTCATTGCTGCTCCTCTAGCAGCAGCTTATTCTTGGGAAATTGGCATCTTAGCAACATCACTTCCAGCTTTTTTAGCTAGCTATTTGGTATTTAGGCTAGTTGAAGAGCCGCAAGAACCGTATCTAGATGACAACAGGGCAAAGGATCAAGGTATTGAATTAACTGATGGCCAAGTAAAAACTGATAGAGACAGGCCAAAACCAGCTCCCGATGGAGGTTACACAGGACCAGTAGTGATTTCATGCGGATATATGGGTCATATGTGGGAATTGTATGCTTTTTGGGGCTGGATAGGCCCCTTCATGAGTGCTTGTGCTTTACAAGCGGGCTATGAAGGTGGTGAAGCACTAACCATTGGAGGGAGATTGGCTGCTCTAATTATAGTCAGTGGTGCTCCCGCCGTTTATTTAATGGGTATAGCAGCAGATAAATGGGGGAGGTCAATTACAATATTTATTTGTTCAATATTAAGTCTTCTGGGACAGTTTCTCTTCGGTTTTCTCTACGGTCACTCTCTTACTCTTGTAACAATAGTAGGATTTTGGATTGGATTCTGGGTAATTGCTGACTCGGGCATCTATAAAGCTGGTCTCACCGAAATGGTTACTTATAAGATTCGCGGGACAGCTTTGGGTATTCAATCAGCAGCGGGTTATTTGATGACGGTAATTTCACCTTACATTTTTGGATTGATTGTCAATTACCGGAATACAGGTGTAGATGATCCCATGTATGCTGAAAACTGGGCTCTTCCCTTTATCGTTTTGGGAAGTGGAGCTCTTTTAGCACCACTGTCTGCTGTAGTCCTCAGAAGAATCAAACAAGCCAAGTTAATGGCAGAAGGAAAATATTGA
- the megL gene encoding methionine gamma-lyase produces the protein MAREYKHKFETRAVHADEGHKNEVGALRTPIYQSSTFVFDNVEQGANRFCGEEAGYIYTRLGNPTQRDLEKQMANLEGAEDAIAVGSGMAAVSAVVMNLLNSGDHMVASDTLYGCTHSLFDELLPNWNVDVTFVDMTDPDNVRNAIRNSTKVIYTETPANPTLSIIDLNEIVNIAKDKNITTITDNTFMTPYLQRPIEMGIDVVIHSATKYLGGHGDTIGGVIVGSQELMNELRMTTVKDFGGIIGPFDAFLLLRGIKTLTVRMDKICENAKKIAKFLEEHSEVERVYYPGLESHPQHSLAKKQMGDFGGMITFELKGGYEAGKKLMNSVELCVLAVSLGDVDTLIQHPASMTHYVVPPEEREKAGITDGLVRLSVGIEDPEDVMNDLKQGMES, from the coding sequence TTGGCTAGAGAGTACAAGCATAAATTTGAGACTCGTGCCGTTCACGCTGATGAAGGTCACAAAAATGAGGTCGGTGCTCTAAGAACTCCTATATACCAAAGCTCAACCTTCGTATTTGACAACGTGGAACAAGGTGCCAATAGATTTTGTGGAGAAGAAGCAGGATATATTTATACCAGGCTAGGTAATCCCACACAAAGAGATTTGGAAAAGCAAATGGCCAATTTAGAAGGAGCTGAGGACGCTATTGCTGTTGGGTCTGGAATGGCGGCTGTTTCCGCTGTTGTGATGAATTTATTAAATAGTGGAGACCATATGGTAGCATCTGACACACTTTACGGTTGCACACATTCACTATTTGACGAATTATTGCCCAACTGGAATGTGGACGTAACTTTTGTCGATATGACAGATCCCGATAATGTCCGAAATGCCATCAGGAACAGTACCAAAGTAATTTATACAGAAACCCCTGCAAATCCTACCCTTTCAATCATTGACCTAAACGAAATTGTTAATATAGCCAAGGATAAAAATATCACTACTATTACTGATAATACTTTTATGACCCCCTATTTACAAAGACCTATTGAAATGGGAATAGATGTGGTAATTCACAGTGCCACCAAGTATCTAGGTGGTCACGGAGATACTATTGGTGGTGTGATTGTGGGCTCCCAGGAACTTATGAACGAACTTAGAATGACTACAGTCAAAGATTTTGGCGGCATTATTGGTCCTTTTGATGCCTTTCTACTCTTACGGGGTATTAAAACCTTGACAGTTCGAATGGATAAGATTTGTGAGAATGCCAAAAAGATAGCCAAGTTTTTAGAAGAACATTCAGAAGTAGAAAGAGTTTACTATCCAGGCTTAGAAAGCCATCCTCAACACTCCCTTGCTAAAAAACAAATGGGAGATTTCGGTGGCATGATCACCTTTGAACTAAAAGGTGGCTATGAAGCAGGTAAAAAACTGATGAACAGTGTAGAACTTTGTGTACTGGCCGTTAGCTTGGGCGATGTGGATACCTTAATTCAGCATCCCGCTTCCATGACTCACTATGTAGTACCTCCAGAAGAAAGAGAAAAAGCAGGCATCACCGACGGCCTAGTCAGGCTGTCGGTAGGAATTGAAGATCCGGAAGATGTCATGAATGATTTAAAACAAGGCATGGAAAGTTAA